The Erythrobacter insulae genome window below encodes:
- a CDS encoding AI-2E family transporter: MTGEPHHTFELQQVSFLLVLAAVTFLLIWIAWPFATPLLWSALAAIMFQPLYKWMLRKVGGRRNPAAIITLLIIFLAVIAPALWIGTMVVGEALTLVSALQDDPIDLAAWANQIYAMLPTVVQDMVDQSGWNDMSEAQNRLQDLLGESAGMLASSAVSIGSGALSFLLSFGLGLYVTYFLLRDGSRIGETILHSVPVEREIADRLAERFLGIVRATIKGSGVVGLVQGTLGGITMMIAGVPSALLLGVMMAILALIPAVGTALVWAPVGIGLIVTGSIWEGIFVLASGLIIISSADNVLRPILVGRDTGIPDWIILVTTLGGLSIAGFSGIVLGPLVAGLFLASWSILQEQRAEDEEAAAKYRTRVDIDGKAREDSDLEQASSA; the protein is encoded by the coding sequence ATGACCGGCGAACCGCATCACACATTCGAGCTTCAGCAGGTCAGCTTCCTGCTGGTGCTGGCGGCTGTCACTTTTCTTTTGATCTGGATAGCCTGGCCGTTTGCGACCCCGCTATTATGGTCAGCTCTCGCAGCGATCATGTTTCAACCGCTTTATAAGTGGATGCTGAGGAAAGTTGGAGGAAGGCGCAACCCCGCCGCGATCATCACATTGTTGATCATCTTCCTCGCGGTTATCGCGCCAGCTTTGTGGATCGGCACCATGGTGGTCGGCGAAGCGCTGACCTTGGTTTCAGCCCTTCAAGACGATCCCATCGATCTTGCCGCATGGGCCAATCAGATTTACGCCATGTTGCCGACAGTGGTTCAGGACATGGTCGATCAAAGCGGCTGGAACGATATGTCCGAGGCGCAAAACCGGCTACAGGATCTGCTTGGTGAAAGTGCCGGGATGCTCGCCAGTTCTGCTGTCTCAATCGGCAGCGGCGCGCTCAGCTTTCTGCTCAGCTTCGGCCTCGGCCTTTATGTTACCTATTTCCTGCTGCGCGACGGATCGCGCATTGGCGAGACAATCCTGCACTCCGTTCCGGTGGAGCGCGAAATCGCAGACCGTCTGGCCGAACGTTTTCTCGGCATTGTCCGCGCCACGATCAAAGGTTCCGGCGTAGTCGGACTGGTTCAGGGTACACTTGGCGGGATCACCATGATGATTGCCGGTGTGCCATCGGCTCTTCTGCTTGGAGTGATGATGGCTATCCTTGCCTTGATCCCGGCAGTGGGCACCGCTCTGGTTTGGGCCCCGGTGGGCATCGGCCTGATCGTAACTGGATCCATCTGGGAGGGCATTTTTGTGCTCGCATCAGGCCTGATTATCATCAGCTCCGCTGACAATGTGCTGCGCCCGATACTGGTCGGCCGCGATACCGGCATTCCGGACTGGATCATTTTGGTCACCACATTGGGCGGGCTATCGATTGCGGGTTTTTCCGGCATCGTTCTGGGTCCGCTTGTCGCCGGCCTGTTTCTTGCCAGCTGGTCTATCCTTCAGGAACAAAGAGCCGAAGACGAGGAAGCCGCTGCGAAATATCGCACCCGTGTCGATATCGATGGCAAAGCGCGCGAGGACAGCGATCTCGAACAGGCGAGCAGCGCTTAG
- a CDS encoding M50 family metallopeptidase, whose protein sequence is MQSLVAPGSQAEQVGRLLLAGIIVVALPALPFGNYLIYPFVILTTWFHEMGHGLTALLMGQHFEQLMIYASGSGVAESAVDPDASVFILAAISAGGPLAPSIAGAGLIMASAHSKLWRPSLWGVSAAILASVIIYVRSPVGIAVLPLVAAALAFTAWKGSDGVARFVLQFVGVIAAMSMIADFNYLFTEVAVIGGQRILSDTGQIEAALLLPHWVWAVLLLTMSAVMVGASLKYALNEDRLRPPPKRPANVLQFRRD, encoded by the coding sequence ATGCAGTCATTGGTCGCACCGGGAAGCCAGGCTGAACAGGTCGGACGCTTGTTGCTTGCTGGCATTATCGTTGTCGCCTTACCCGCGCTGCCATTCGGCAATTATCTGATCTATCCGTTTGTGATCCTGACAACGTGGTTCCATGAAATGGGCCACGGCTTAACGGCATTGCTAATGGGTCAGCATTTTGAACAATTGATGATTTACGCCAGTGGATCGGGGGTGGCAGAAAGTGCCGTTGATCCTGACGCATCGGTATTTATTCTCGCAGCGATTTCAGCAGGAGGCCCGCTCGCGCCCTCAATCGCTGGCGCCGGATTGATCATGGCGAGCGCGCATAGCAAATTGTGGCGCCCATCGCTGTGGGGTGTCTCGGCGGCTATCCTCGCATCGGTGATCATCTATGTCCGCTCGCCAGTCGGCATTGCCGTACTCCCGCTGGTCGCAGCAGCTCTCGCTTTTACGGCATGGAAAGGCAGCGACGGCGTCGCCCGGTTCGTGTTGCAATTCGTCGGTGTGATCGCCGCGATGAGTATGATCGCGGATTTCAATTATCTCTTCACAGAAGTTGCGGTGATCGGCGGACAACGCATCCTTTCGGATACGGGTCAAATCGAAGCGGCATTATTGCTCCCGCACTGGGTCTGGGCCGTATTGCTCTTGACGATGTCGGCGGTCATGGTCGGGGCAAGCCTGAAATATGCGCTTAACGAAGACCGCTTGCGACCGCCGCCCAAACGGCCAGCCAATGTCCTGCAATTCCGGCGGGATTAA
- a CDS encoding lysophospholipid acyltransferase family protein, whose product MQHNETRSVSLLSRIVNRIIVWIYSWKGWRIEGPLPKNLKKYVIAGAPHTSNWDFVFFAGATFHEKVQPNFMGKHTLFQGMMRNFMLDMGGIPIDRSAKTNAVEQVAAEFATRQELALVIACEGTRKTDGKWKSGFYNIAQAASVPIVPAFADNERMVIGFGPPMIPTGNYGEDLLTLALWFQSKIPGYERYLVLEQQARDIIAGKNDV is encoded by the coding sequence TTGCAACATAATGAAACTCGCAGCGTCAGCCTGCTGTCACGGATTGTGAACCGGATTATCGTCTGGATCTATTCGTGGAAGGGTTGGCGGATCGAAGGGCCGCTGCCCAAGAACCTGAAAAAATACGTGATCGCGGGCGCGCCGCACACATCCAATTGGGACTTCGTGTTCTTTGCAGGCGCAACCTTTCATGAAAAAGTGCAGCCCAATTTCATGGGCAAACACACTCTGTTTCAGGGAATGATGCGCAATTTCATGCTCGATATGGGCGGAATTCCGATTGACCGGTCTGCGAAAACGAATGCTGTCGAACAGGTGGCGGCAGAATTTGCCACGCGTCAAGAGCTGGCGCTGGTGATCGCATGCGAAGGCACCCGCAAAACCGATGGTAAGTGGAAATCGGGTTTCTACAATATCGCGCAAGCAGCAAGCGTGCCGATTGTACCTGCCTTTGCCGACAATGAACGGATGGTCATCGGGTTTGGTCCGCCGATGATCCCGACGGGTAATTACGGCGAAGACCTGCTGACGCTCGCTTTATGGTTCCAGTCCAAAATTCCCGGCTATGAACGCTATCTGGTGCTGGAACAGCAGGCGCGGGATATTATCGCGGGCAAGAACGACGTTTAA
- a CDS encoding carboxyl transferase domain-containing protein, whose amino-acid sequence MTAPVLSSKLDREAPDAKVRFAHNKSLATGLRAHVAKAALGGPERSRERHVSRGKLLPRERVERLLDPGSPFLEIGQLAANGMYEGDVSAASLICGIGRVSGRQVMIVCNDATVKGGTYYPMTVKKHLRAQEIAQENRLPCIYLVDSGGANLPHQAEVFPDRDHFGRIFFNQANMSALGIPQIACVMGSCTAGGAYVPAMSDETVIVRNQGTIFLAGPPLVKAATGEEITAEDLGGGDLHAKKSGVVDHLAENDEHALTIVRDIVSHLGENTGAAKDISLKDPRPPKYDADDLYSIIPDDVRAPYDVKEVIARLVDGSEFHEFKAHYGSTLVCGFAHIWGMPVAILANNGVLFSESAQKGAHFIELACQRRIPLLFLQNISGFMVGGKYEAEGIAKHGAKLVTAVATATVPKITVVIGGSFGAGNYGMAGRAYSPRFLFTWPNARISVMGGEQAASVLATVHRDADKWSEEEAEAFKAPIRQKYEDEGNPYYATARLWDDGVIDPAQTRDVLGLAFAATLEAPIAERPAFGVFRM is encoded by the coding sequence ATGACTGCACCTGTTCTCTCATCGAAATTAGATCGTGAAGCGCCTGATGCCAAAGTGCGGTTTGCCCACAACAAATCGCTTGCCACCGGACTGCGCGCGCATGTTGCCAAGGCGGCTTTGGGCGGGCCTGAACGCAGCCGCGAACGCCATGTCTCGCGCGGCAAGCTGCTGCCCCGTGAGCGGGTGGAGCGCTTGCTTGATCCGGGCTCACCGTTCCTCGAGATCGGTCAGCTTGCGGCGAACGGCATGTATGAAGGTGACGTGAGCGCCGCGTCGCTGATCTGCGGGATCGGGCGCGTGTCGGGCCGTCAGGTGATGATCGTGTGCAACGATGCCACGGTAAAGGGCGGCACCTATTACCCGATGACGGTCAAGAAGCACCTGCGCGCGCAGGAGATTGCGCAGGAGAACCGCCTGCCTTGCATCTATCTGGTCGATAGCGGCGGCGCGAACCTGCCGCATCAGGCCGAGGTTTTTCCCGACCGCGACCATTTTGGCCGCATCTTCTTCAACCAGGCAAACATGAGCGCGCTAGGCATTCCGCAGATCGCCTGCGTCATGGGCAGCTGCACTGCGGGCGGCGCTTATGTACCGGCCATGTCCGACGAGACTGTGATCGTGCGCAATCAGGGCACGATCTTTCTCGCCGGACCGCCGCTGGTGAAAGCAGCGACGGGTGAGGAAATCACCGCTGAGGATTTGGGCGGCGGTGATCTGCACGCTAAGAAATCGGGCGTGGTCGATCATCTCGCTGAGAATGACGAGCACGCGCTGACCATCGTGCGCGATATCGTCAGCCATCTGGGCGAGAACACCGGCGCGGCGAAAGACATTTCGCTGAAAGACCCGCGCCCGCCCAAATACGATGCCGATGATCTCTATTCGATCATCCCCGATGATGTACGCGCGCCATACGACGTAAAAGAAGTGATCGCGCGGCTGGTCGATGGCAGCGAATTTCACGAATTCAAAGCGCATTACGGCAGCACGCTGGTCTGCGGTTTCGCGCATATCTGGGGCATGCCGGTGGCGATCCTCGCCAATAACGGCGTGCTGTTTTCCGAAAGCGCGCAAAAAGGCGCACACTTCATCGAACTCGCCTGCCAACGCCGCATCCCGCTGTTGTTTCTGCAAAACATCAGCGGCTTCATGGTCGGCGGGAAGTATGAGGCTGAAGGCATCGCCAAACATGGCGCAAAGCTCGTCACAGCGGTCGCCACCGCCACCGTGCCTAAGATCACAGTGGTCATCGGCGGCAGCTTTGGCGCGGGCAACTACGGCATGGCAGGCCGCGCATATTCCCCGCGTTTCCTGTTCACCTGGCCCAATGCGCGCATTTCCGTAATGGGCGGAGAGCAAGCCGCGAGCGTGCTTGCAACGGTTCACCGCGATGCGGACAAATGGAGCGAAGAAGAGGCCGAGGCTTTCAAAGCCCCCATCCGCCAGAAATACGAAGATGAAGGCAATCCCTACTATGCCACTGCGCGCCTGTGGGATGACGGCGTGATCGACCCTGCGCAGACCCGCGACGTGTTGGGGCTGGCGTTTGCGGCGACGCTGGAGGCTCCAATCGCCGAGCGCCCCGCGTTTGGCGTGTTCAGGATGTAG
- a CDS encoding DUF1330 domain-containing protein, with translation MPVYMISRMTIHDRAEYDKYEERFMDIFDKFDGKMLSVDEEPQDLSGKWNATRSVLIEFPSKPQLFAWLTSPEYQEIGKFRDAGSTAEAIIVKGLEESE, from the coding sequence ATGCCAGTCTACATGATCTCCCGCATGACCATCCATGACCGCGCAGAGTATGACAAATACGAAGAGCGCTTCATGGATATTTTCGATAAATTCGACGGCAAAATGCTGAGCGTGGATGAAGAGCCGCAAGATCTGAGCGGCAAATGGAACGCTACGCGGTCTGTCCTGATCGAATTCCCGAGCAAACCGCAGCTCTTCGCGTGGCTAACCTCGCCCGAATATCAGGAAATCGGCAAGTTTCGCGATGCGGGCAGCACCGCCGAGGCGATCATTGTCAAAGGTTTGGAGGAGAGCGAATGA
- a CDS encoding acyl-CoA dehydrogenase family protein yields the protein MRSTPDFDFQLGEAAEMIRDSVGRFADEQIAPLAEKIDREDYFPRAELWQAMGELGLHGITVEEADGGLGLGYLEHVIAVEEVSRASASLGLSYGAHSNLCLNQIRRWGNDEQKAKYLPKMISGEHVGSLAMSEVSAGSDVVSMKLKAEATTKDGQDGYVLNGTKFWITNAPEADTLVVYAKTDGNAGSRGITAFLIEKGDAGFSIGQKIEKVGMKGSPTAELVFDDCFVSEDRVMGPVNGGVGVLMSGLDYERVVLAGLQLGIMQACLDTVIPYLRERKQFGKPIGSFQLMQAKVADMYVALQTARAYTYAVAKACDAGQTTRFDAAGVILYSSESAFKVAAESVQALGGAGYTLDWPVERYMRDAKLLDIGAGTNEIRRMLIGRELIGAAG from the coding sequence ATGCGCTCCACCCCAGATTTTGATTTCCAGCTTGGCGAAGCCGCAGAGATGATCCGCGACAGCGTTGGCCGCTTCGCCGATGAACAAATCGCCCCGCTTGCCGAAAAAATCGACCGCGAGGATTACTTTCCGCGCGCCGAATTGTGGCAGGCCATGGGCGAGCTTGGCCTTCACGGTATCACGGTCGAAGAGGCAGACGGCGGTCTAGGCCTCGGCTATCTTGAACATGTGATCGCGGTTGAAGAAGTCAGCCGCGCCAGCGCCTCGCTCGGTCTGTCTTATGGCGCACATTCAAACCTGTGCCTCAACCAGATCCGCCGCTGGGGCAATGACGAACAAAAGGCCAAATATCTGCCAAAAATGATCAGCGGCGAACATGTCGGCAGCCTCGCCATGTCCGAAGTTTCCGCCGGATCAGATGTGGTCTCCATGAAACTGAAGGCAGAGGCGACCACTAAAGACGGGCAGGACGGATATGTTCTGAACGGCACCAAATTCTGGATCACCAACGCGCCCGAAGCTGACACTCTGGTTGTATACGCCAAGACAGACGGCAACGCTGGATCGCGCGGCATAACCGCATTCCTGATTGAAAAGGGCGATGCGGGCTTCTCCATCGGTCAGAAGATCGAGAAAGTCGGCATGAAAGGTTCGCCCACAGCGGAGCTGGTGTTTGACGATTGCTTCGTTTCGGAGGACCGCGTGATGGGTCCGGTCAATGGCGGCGTCGGTGTCCTCATGAGCGGTCTGGATTACGAACGCGTGGTGCTCGCCGGATTGCAGCTGGGCATCATGCAGGCGTGTCTCGACACGGTCATTCCGTATCTGCGTGAACGCAAACAGTTCGGCAAACCTATTGGCAGCTTTCAACTGATGCAGGCCAAGGTTGCGGATATGTATGTCGCGCTGCAAACCGCTCGTGCCTATACGTATGCCGTCGCCAAAGCGTGCGATGCGGGCCAGACGACCCGCTTCGATGCGGCGGGCGTTATCCTCTATTCCAGCGAAAGCGCGTTCAAGGTCGCCGCCGAGAGTGTTCAGGCGCTGGGCGGAGCTGGCTATACCCTCGACTGGCCGGTTGAACGCTATATGCGCGATGCCAAACTGCTCGATATTGGCGCGGGCACGAACGAAATCCGGCGCATGCTGATCGGGCGCGAGCTGATCGGGGCGGCAGGGTGA
- a CDS encoding sensor histidine kinase encodes MLASFNPDTLQGDEELARIARFAAHLCDAPAASVSLVDEAHQRFIASKGMSEACTPRSTSFCATTMLGDDLLEVLDANEDTRFREYALVTGTEHLRYYVGAPLISSEGAPLGALCVTDIIPRDKPLGAVQKEGLKVLAEAVMRRIEAHREANRTGTEIELSAQRIQFVLDSVPDIAWSAAAGGRFDYFNARWEKTTGLPPPRDVEEWRQVIHPDDYDASLRKFTEAVKTAELFEDEWRMKRADGTYRWVLSRAVPSTHDPETARWYGTLTDIDDAYRISQERELLAGELAHRIKNIFSVIIGLITLHSNNDPAHKAFGAMLADNIRALSRAQEFALQMGKPSEENLIDLLTILMAPYGTEGNSAVSISGDDVPTGRRSATPLALTFHELATNSAKYGALSVAGGKLSITIKRTSDAVAISWQETGGPETAAPENTGFGSRLIKMSIEQQMGGTIKQAWRSEGLQVEITLPLERLAQ; translated from the coding sequence GTGCTTGCCAGCTTTAATCCAGACACATTGCAGGGCGATGAGGAATTGGCCCGGATCGCGCGTTTTGCCGCCCATCTTTGCGATGCACCGGCGGCATCGGTCAGTCTGGTGGATGAAGCGCATCAGCGATTCATCGCATCCAAAGGGATGTCGGAGGCCTGCACACCGCGCTCCACCAGTTTCTGCGCAACCACCATGCTGGGCGACGATCTTCTCGAAGTGCTGGACGCTAACGAAGACACACGCTTCCGCGAATATGCGCTGGTCACCGGGACCGAGCATCTGCGATATTATGTCGGCGCGCCGCTTATCTCCAGCGAAGGCGCGCCGCTGGGCGCATTGTGCGTTACGGATATCATCCCGCGCGACAAACCACTTGGCGCGGTCCAGAAAGAAGGGCTCAAGGTGCTGGCTGAGGCGGTAATGCGGCGCATCGAAGCGCACCGCGAGGCCAATCGCACCGGAACCGAAATAGAACTCAGCGCGCAGCGCATTCAATTTGTGCTTGATAGCGTACCCGACATTGCGTGGTCAGCCGCAGCAGGCGGACGGTTCGATTACTTCAATGCGCGCTGGGAGAAAACAACCGGCCTTCCTCCACCGCGAGACGTGGAAGAATGGCGGCAAGTCATCCATCCGGACGATTACGACGCATCGCTTAGGAAGTTTACCGAGGCGGTCAAAACGGCTGAGCTGTTTGAAGACGAATGGCGCATGAAACGGGCCGATGGCACTTATCGCTGGGTTCTGTCCCGCGCCGTGCCCTCTACCCACGATCCCGAAACAGCGCGCTGGTATGGCACGTTGACCGATATCGACGATGCCTACCGGATCTCGCAAGAGCGCGAATTGCTGGCCGGAGAGCTCGCGCACCGGATCAAGAACATCTTTTCCGTGATCATCGGATTGATAACGCTGCATTCTAACAATGATCCTGCGCATAAAGCATTCGGCGCAATGCTTGCCGACAATATTCGCGCGCTCTCCAGGGCTCAGGAATTTGCCTTGCAGATGGGCAAGCCATCCGAAGAAAACCTGATAGATTTGCTGACTATTCTGATGGCGCCGTACGGCACTGAGGGTAACTCTGCGGTCAGCATTTCAGGTGATGATGTGCCCACCGGCAGGCGTTCTGCGACGCCCCTGGCTTTGACGTTCCACGAACTCGCCACCAACTCTGCAAAATATGGTGCCTTGAGTGTGGCAGGCGGAAAGCTATCGATCACAATCAAACGCACAAGCGATGCTGTGGCTATCAGCTGGCAGGAAACAGGCGGCCCGGAAACGGCTGCGCCCGAAAACACCGGATTCGGATCGCGTCTGATCAAAATGTCGATTGAGCAACAGATGGGCGGCACAATCAAACAGGCCTGGCGCAGTGAAGGCTTGCAGGTCGAAATCACGCTTCCGCTTGAGAGGCTGGCCCAATAG
- a CDS encoding ATP-binding cassette domain-containing protein — translation MALSNHSPGVLTFDKVVRRYGASGEVVAVGGIDCTITEGSFVALVGASGSGKSTLLKMVNTLITPSEGCVLFNGEDVTTLKPSQLRRRVGYVFQGIGLFPHFTVGENIAIGPKLAGETLPDARIAELLTLVELEPDMAERMPDELSGGQRQRVGVARALAGDPELLLMDEPFGALDPVTRDALGEKVRELHERLGLTTIMVTHDMAEALLLADRVLVMDSGQLQADCTPHQLLKGEGGEIAQGLVSVPRHQAERLAAMEAGAPGAVKA, via the coding sequence ATGGCATTGTCCAATCATTCACCCGGCGTTCTCACCTTTGACAAGGTCGTTCGCCGATATGGCGCTTCGGGCGAAGTGGTTGCCGTGGGCGGCATCGATTGCACGATCACCGAAGGCAGCTTTGTCGCTTTGGTCGGGGCATCCGGTTCCGGCAAATCGACCCTGCTTAAAATGGTCAATACGCTTATCACGCCAAGCGAGGGCTGCGTGCTCTTCAATGGTGAGGACGTAACCACACTCAAACCTTCGCAATTGCGCCGCCGCGTTGGATATGTCTTTCAAGGCATCGGCCTGTTCCCGCATTTCACCGTGGGAGAAAACATCGCCATCGGGCCTAAACTGGCGGGCGAAACTCTGCCGGATGCAAGGATTGCAGAGCTGCTGACACTGGTGGAGCTGGAGCCGGACATGGCAGAGCGGATGCCGGATGAGCTGTCCGGCGGTCAGCGTCAGCGCGTCGGGGTTGCCCGCGCTTTGGCCGGTGATCCCGAACTGCTTTTGATGGATGAACCTTTCGGCGCGCTCGATCCGGTTACCCGCGATGCGCTGGGTGAGAAAGTGCGCGAGCTGCACGAACGGTTGGGCCTGACAACGATCATGGTGACCCATGATATGGCCGAGGCCTTGCTGCTGGCGGACCGCGTTCTGGTGATGGATTCGGGCCAGCTCCAGGCAGATTGCACCCCGCACCAATTGCTCAAAGGCGAAGGCGGTGAAATCGCGCAGGGTCTGGTATCGGTCCCGCGCCATCAGGCTGAAAGGCTGGCGGCTATGGAAGCTGGCGCGCCCGGCGCGGTTAAAGCCTGA
- a CDS encoding ABC transporter permease/substrate-binding protein, which yields MEDFAEILFGLGDKLTAHIVLAASAIGLGIAVALPLAVWASRSQTVNRVALGFASLVQTIPALALLALFFPILLSLRSVFGEGLPTLGFLPALLALALYALLPILRNAVTAQANLDPGVLEAADGVGMTKWQKLRLVEAPLSAPFIMAGIRTASVWTIGAATLSTTIGQPSLGDPIFAGLQTQNWALVLAGCFASAALALVTDMLLGLIERGLAARNRWQYGSGFLAVALGLMAAIIFQFGDDWFGEQREDGDLGPIVIASKQFSEQYILAQLIGAQLRKAGFEVEYRDGLGSAVVHSAVASSNIDVSVDYTGTIWTNNLKRTDNPGRDAMYETIKAWEREENGVRVLGRLGFENAYAFAMRADRANALGITSLGDLVPVAGNLTVGGDPEFFERPEWIAVRDAYGMEFGETRNFSPTFMYNALRSGEADVISAYTSDGRIAADRLIILEDPREALPSYDAMVMMSPRVAGEDAIAEALMPLIGGISVEVMREANFAVDREGEGKLSPADAAAELAKKIGL from the coding sequence ATGGAAGATTTTGCTGAAATCCTCTTTGGCCTTGGTGACAAACTTACCGCCCATATCGTCTTGGCAGCCAGCGCAATCGGGCTCGGCATTGCAGTGGCCTTGCCGCTCGCAGTCTGGGCCAGCCGTTCGCAAACGGTGAACCGCGTGGCACTGGGCTTTGCCAGTCTGGTCCAGACAATCCCTGCGCTCGCTTTGCTCGCGTTATTTTTCCCGATCCTGCTTTCCTTAAGAAGCGTTTTTGGCGAAGGCCTGCCGACGCTTGGATTTCTGCCCGCTTTGCTTGCGCTGGCGCTCTATGCGCTTTTACCCATCTTGCGAAACGCAGTCACGGCTCAGGCCAATCTGGACCCGGGCGTATTAGAAGCCGCAGACGGCGTCGGCATGACAAAATGGCAAAAATTACGCCTTGTCGAAGCCCCGCTTTCCGCGCCGTTCATCATGGCAGGGATCCGCACCGCCAGCGTCTGGACCATCGGCGCAGCGACGCTTTCCACCACCATCGGGCAACCCAGCCTGGGAGATCCAATTTTTGCCGGCCTCCAGACCCAGAATTGGGCTTTGGTGCTGGCAGGCTGTTTCGCCAGCGCTGCCTTGGCTTTGGTGACCGATATGCTGCTCGGCTTGATTGAACGCGGTCTCGCGGCCCGCAATCGCTGGCAATATGGCAGCGGGTTTCTCGCCGTAGCGCTCGGGCTGATGGCTGCGATCATATTCCAATTCGGTGATGACTGGTTCGGTGAACAGCGCGAAGACGGTGATCTGGGCCCGATCGTTATCGCTTCCAAACAATTCTCAGAGCAATATATCCTTGCCCAGCTCATCGGCGCGCAGCTTCGGAAAGCCGGGTTCGAAGTCGAATATCGTGACGGATTGGGATCGGCGGTGGTTCACAGCGCCGTGGCCTCTTCAAATATCGACGTTTCGGTCGATTACACCGGTACGATCTGGACCAACAATCTCAAACGGACCGATAATCCCGGACGTGATGCGATGTATGAAACGATCAAAGCGTGGGAGCGCGAGGAAAACGGAGTTCGGGTGCTCGGGCGGCTGGGTTTTGAGAACGCTTATGCTTTTGCCATGCGCGCAGACCGCGCAAACGCGCTTGGCATAACTTCGCTCGGCGATCTGGTGCCGGTGGCAGGCAATCTCACTGTCGGAGGCGACCCGGAATTCTTTGAACGGCCCGAATGGATTGCAGTGCGCGATGCGTACGGAATGGAATTTGGCGAGACGCGTAATTTCTCACCCACTTTCATGTACAACGCGCTGCGTTCGGGCGAAGCCGACGTGATCAGCGCCTACACCTCCGATGGCCGCATCGCGGCAGACAGGCTGATCATTTTGGAGGACCCGCGCGAGGCTCTGCCCAGCTATGATGCGATGGTCATGATGTCCCCGCGCGTCGCCGGTGAAGACGCCATTGCAGAGGCGCTAATGCCCCTGATCGGCGGGATCAGCGTCGAGGTTATGCGGGAGGCAAATTTCGCAGTGGACCGCGAGGGCGAAGGCAAACTCAGCCCCGCCGACGCGGCGGCAGAGCTGGCCAAAAAAATCGGGCTTTGA
- a CDS encoding DUF2147 domain-containing protein has protein sequence MITRALVSVASVAAAFTLGMSPAFAADPVNGRWITEDKDAVVTIQSCGAVTCGTISRFLVPPPDGPGQRDIYNPDPAKKKRKLLGLPILTQFKAEAAQWRGRIYDPKSGKSYRSILRRKDANTLEVKGCIGPFCQTQLWKRAK, from the coding sequence ATGATCACGCGTGCTCTTGTATCAGTTGCGTCAGTTGCCGCGGCCTTTACCCTCGGCATGTCGCCGGCCTTTGCTGCTGATCCGGTGAATGGACGGTGGATTACCGAAGACAAGGACGCAGTGGTCACGATTCAATCGTGCGGCGCGGTGACCTGCGGGACGATTTCCCGCTTTCTGGTGCCTCCGCCTGATGGACCGGGCCAGCGCGATATCTACAATCCTGACCCCGCAAAAAAGAAACGCAAGCTGTTGGGCCTGCCGATTTTGACACAGTTCAAAGCCGAGGCGGCGCAGTGGCGGGGACGGATTTACGATCCCAAAAGCGGCAAGAGCTATCGCTCGATCCTGCGCCGGAAAGACGCCAACACGCTGGAGGTGAAGGGGTGCATCGGCCCGTTTTGTCAAACGCAGCTTTGGAAACGCGCGAAATAA